From a region of the Halomonas sp. HL-93 genome:
- a CDS encoding Fe(3+) ABC transporter substrate-binding protein, whose amino-acid sequence MKTARLTAPIAVAIASSAFASHALADELNVYSARHYDSDERLYDAFTEETGIEVNILEGDSDQLIERIQREGAASPADIMLTVDAGRLWRAEQDGIFQGIESDVLDERLPESMRHPEGRWFGFSQRARAIYYNRENVDPSEISSYEDLASDDLDYSVCIRSSNNIYNQSLLASMIEHHGEEGAEEWAQGIVDNMARDPEGGDTDQILGVASGECDLAVANHYYYVRLLKSDDESDREAARKVGIIFPNQDERGTHVNVGGAGVVDGAPNQENAVQFLEFLASDTAQEIFASGNNEFPVVDSVKRDPVLESWGNFKKDDVNINALGENNPEAIRIFDRVDWR is encoded by the coding sequence ATGAAGACTGCACGCCTTACCGCGCCTATCGCGGTTGCTATCGCAAGCTCTGCTTTTGCTAGCCATGCGTTAGCTGATGAGCTCAATGTCTACTCTGCTCGTCACTACGATTCCGATGAGCGCCTGTATGATGCATTTACTGAAGAAACCGGTATTGAAGTCAATATCTTGGAAGGCGATTCCGATCAGTTGATCGAGCGCATCCAGCGCGAAGGTGCTGCAAGCCCCGCCGATATTATGCTGACGGTCGATGCTGGCAGGCTCTGGCGTGCAGAGCAGGATGGTATTTTCCAAGGCATTGAGTCAGACGTGCTTGATGAACGCCTGCCCGAATCAATGCGCCACCCCGAAGGTCGTTGGTTCGGCTTTAGCCAGCGTGCACGGGCGATCTATTACAATCGTGAAAATGTCGACCCCAGCGAGATCAGCAGTTACGAAGACCTGGCCAGCGACGATCTTGATTACAGCGTATGCATTCGCTCCTCCAACAATATCTACAACCAGTCGCTGCTCGCTTCGATGATCGAGCATCACGGCGAAGAAGGAGCCGAAGAGTGGGCTCAGGGCATTGTCGATAATATGGCACGCGATCCAGAAGGCGGTGATACCGACCAGATCCTGGGCGTTGCCAGCGGGGAATGCGATCTCGCGGTAGCTAATCATTATTATTATGTTCGCCTGCTTAAATCAGATGATGAGTCGGATCGCGAAGCTGCCCGCAAAGTTGGCATTATCTTCCCCAATCAGGATGAAAGAGGCACCCATGTCAACGTTGGTGGTGCCGGTGTCGTTGATGGTGCTCCAAACCAAGAAAATGCTGTTCAATTCCTTGAGTTTTTAGCATCCGATACCGCCCAGGAGATTTTCGCCTCGGGTAACAATGAGTTCCCCGTCGTGGATAGCGTTAAGCGTGATCCCGTCCTTGAGTCATGGGGCAACTTTAAGAAAGACGACGTGAATATTAACGCCTTGGGAGAAAACAACCCAGAAGCCATCCGCATTTTTGATCGGGTCGACTGGCGTTAA
- a CDS encoding ABC transporter ATP-binding protein, which produces MTATMTAKQKALNETALTMHQVQHAFDHHIVVEGVDLTVAPGEVVCLLGPSGCGKTTLLRIAAGLETLQEGSVSLQDEQIAAPGLRHVPPEKRNVGLAFQDSALFPHLSVLENVTFGLKHLSASDRRERAEELLSQLGMADYASSYPHMLSGGQQQRVALARALAPEPRLMLLDEPFSSLDARLRDRIRDDTLHVLKKVGAATLLVTHDPEEAMFMADRIALMRDGRIVQTGTPRELYCSPNDPFVVTFFGEVNEIEGVVEDGHVATPVGWVPAEGFANGTGVRVMIRPEALRVIERDLPTNIHTHSHIVMAKLLGRSSLLHLCAHAENGQEAHLHARVPGVFLPAEGQPIDIHLDLSQVFVFPRSAEDSLPH; this is translated from the coding sequence ATGACGGCAACGATGACAGCTAAGCAAAAGGCGCTTAATGAGACCGCGCTTACGATGCATCAGGTTCAGCACGCTTTTGACCATCATATCGTTGTGGAAGGTGTGGATTTGACGGTAGCACCTGGAGAAGTGGTGTGCCTACTGGGCCCCTCAGGCTGCGGTAAAACCACATTGCTGCGTATCGCAGCGGGTTTAGAAACATTACAAGAGGGTAGCGTCAGCCTGCAAGATGAACAAATTGCAGCCCCAGGGTTGCGCCACGTACCGCCAGAGAAGCGTAACGTTGGGTTAGCGTTTCAAGACTCTGCGCTATTTCCCCATTTATCCGTGTTGGAAAACGTCACCTTTGGGCTCAAGCACCTATCCGCCAGCGATAGGCGAGAGCGTGCCGAGGAACTGCTATCGCAGTTAGGAATGGCGGACTATGCATCGAGCTACCCCCATATGCTCTCAGGCGGGCAACAGCAGCGTGTGGCGCTTGCTCGGGCTTTAGCCCCGGAACCACGTCTGATGCTTTTAGATGAGCCATTTTCAAGCCTTGATGCTCGACTACGAGACCGTATACGCGATGATACATTGCACGTCTTAAAAAAGGTCGGGGCCGCGACCTTGCTTGTTACCCACGACCCTGAAGAAGCGATGTTCATGGCTGATCGAATTGCGCTTATGCGCGATGGGCGTATTGTCCAGACAGGCACTCCGAGAGAGTTATATTGCTCACCCAACGACCCTTTTGTGGTGACGTTTTTTGGTGAGGTCAATGAGATTGAGGGAGTAGTGGAAGATGGGCACGTTGCAACGCCTGTTGGTTGGGTACCGGCTGAGGGGTTTGCCAACGGCACTGGCGTTAGGGTGATGATTCGCCCTGAAGCCTTGCGTGTCATTGAGCGTGACTTACCCACTAATATTCATACGCATAGTCATATTGTGATGGCCAAGTTGCTAGGTCGCAGCAGCTTGCTGCATTTATGCGCACATGCAGAGAATGGCCAGGAAGCTCACCTGCACGCACGGGTGCCGGGGGTCTTCCTTCCAGCCGAAGGGCAACCTATCGATATTCATTTGGATTTGTCGCAGGTATTTGTGTTTCCCCGTTCAGCCGAGGATAGCTTGCCACACTAA